One Blastocatellia bacterium DNA window includes the following coding sequences:
- the clpX gene encoding ATP-dependent Clp protease ATP-binding subunit ClpX translates to MARRKQYCFLCGRVDGSAYVSIGPDAAVCLHCIRALNTMADNVVSKERTRVQFESLPLPKPAEIKAFLDQYVIGQEHAKRRVSLSVYQHYRRLEQLDRGLADVELEKANILMIGPTGTGKTLIARTLARFLRVPFAIADATTLTEAGYVGEDVENVLARLVVAADGDIQAAERGIIYIDEIDKIARRSESPSITRDVSGEGVQQALLKIIEGTLATLPPLGGRKHPQANQEQIDTTHILFICGGAFDGLDRIIRDRVTKRGAVGFTSKPPTKDRQPQVLTEDLLRYGLIPELIGRLPIIVNLDPLDEQALVDILVKPRNSLIKQFRRYFELEGAELTVSDEALQHVAREAIKKNIGARGLRAILEGIFEPVLFDLPARGRGMKYHLDGNLNLKPIERAA, encoded by the coding sequence ATGGCGAGACGAAAACAGTATTGCTTCTTGTGCGGTCGAGTGGACGGCAGCGCGTATGTGAGCATCGGCCCTGACGCAGCCGTTTGTCTGCACTGCATTCGGGCGCTCAACACGATGGCCGATAACGTGGTGTCCAAAGAGCGGACCCGTGTTCAATTTGAATCGTTGCCGTTGCCCAAGCCCGCCGAGATAAAAGCATTTCTTGATCAATATGTCATCGGTCAGGAACATGCCAAACGCCGCGTGTCGTTGTCGGTCTATCAACATTATCGCCGATTAGAACAACTGGATCGTGGGTTGGCCGATGTGGAGTTGGAAAAAGCCAATATCTTAATGATCGGCCCGACCGGCACAGGCAAGACGCTCATTGCGCGCACGCTGGCTCGATTCTTGCGTGTGCCGTTTGCTATCGCCGATGCTACGACATTGACCGAAGCCGGCTATGTTGGCGAGGATGTGGAGAACGTCTTGGCACGGCTCGTTGTCGCCGCCGATGGTGATATTCAAGCAGCCGAACGTGGCATCATCTACATTGACGAAATTGACAAAATCGCCCGTCGTAGCGAGAGTCCTTCGATCACCCGCGATGTCTCCGGCGAAGGTGTTCAGCAGGCGCTGCTGAAGATCATTGAAGGCACACTGGCCACGCTGCCGCCGCTTGGCGGCCGGAAGCATCCGCAGGCCAATCAGGAACAGATTGACACAACCCATATCCTGTTCATCTGCGGCGGCGCGTTTGACGGATTGGATCGCATCATTCGCGACCGCGTCACCAAGCGCGGCGCTGTCGGGTTCACTTCCAAGCCGCCGACGAAGGATCGTCAGCCACAGGTACTGACAGAAGACCTGCTGCGCTACGGCTTGATCCCCGAACTGATTGGGCGGTTGCCGATCATCGTCAACCTCGACCCATTGGATGAGCAGGCCTTGGTGGACATTCTGGTCAAACCACGCAATTCACTCATCAAGCAGTTTCGTCGGTATTTTGAATTGGAAGGCGCAGAACTGACGGTCTCGGACGAAGCCTTACAGCACGTGGCCCGCGAGGCCATCAAGAAAAACATCGGCGCGCGCGGTTTGCGGGCTATCCTGGAGGGCATCTTTGAGCCGGTGCTCTTTGATCTGCCGGCGCGAGGCAGAGGCATGAAATATCATCTGGATGGAAACCTCAATCTCAAACCCATCGAGCGCGCGGCATGA
- a CDS encoding oligopeptide transporter, OPT family, with amino-acid sequence MSEKQFKPYIPAEQSVAEFSIRAIILGALFGILFGAVTVYVGLRAGLTVSASIPIAVLSISILRALGKSTILENNIVQTTGSAGESVAAGVIFTLPALIFLGFPLEYSRIFLLALIGGWLGVFFMIPLRRQLIVKEHGNLRYPEGTACADVLIAGDRGGSFASRVFWGLGLGGVYTLFQNENMFSAWPGRPTWNPEKYPGSSVRADATSEYLGVGYIIGPKIAGIIFAGGVFSWLVLMPAIKFFGSALTTPLYPGTIPIKDMTPDDLWRAYIRPMGAGAVAAAGLITLIRTIPTIVAALRAGAKDIGRGGPAGSQRTDQDLPLTVALGGAGLLLVLMWAMLTFKPVPGAQTGVFANLVAAIFVVVFGFLFVTVSSRIVGIIGSSANPISGMTIATLMATSAMFLAMGWTAGAYGALAITIGGVVCIAAANAGNTSQDLKTGFLVGATPRAQQYSLMIGVAASVFVIGLTLIGMNKGLEEFRAVSLPAIDINNLPAGVTIQKTNFNDEGDRPQITVKTATGEETRQGADYMLLNAVGSAVIGDGKYLYNKQTNQIEVQWIQGIGSERAAAPQARLMATVINGILTRKLPWGLVLFGVFLVIVVELLGIRSLSFAVGAYLSIGTTLAIFCGGVVRWLVERAAGKAAAEHESEVSPGSLYASGLIAAGGIVGLLGIAVKLLESQGYVGKDFLKFDPSGPLGFLHHSWIAVVMFALLAGSLYHFARKPLDNTLPHQQQ; translated from the coding sequence ATGAGCGAGAAACAATTCAAGCCGTACATTCCGGCGGAACAAAGCGTCGCCGAATTCAGCATACGCGCTATCATTCTGGGCGCGCTGTTCGGCATCTTGTTTGGAGCTGTCACCGTTTACGTTGGACTGCGCGCTGGCTTAACGGTCTCTGCGTCCATTCCCATCGCCGTGTTATCCATCAGCATCCTGCGCGCGCTGGGCAAGAGTACGATTTTGGAAAACAACATTGTGCAAACAACAGGCTCAGCAGGCGAATCGGTCGCTGCCGGTGTGATCTTCACGCTGCCGGCTTTGATCTTCCTGGGTTTTCCTTTGGAATACTCGCGTATTTTCCTGCTGGCATTGATTGGCGGATGGCTTGGTGTGTTCTTCATGATTCCGCTGCGGCGGCAATTGATCGTCAAGGAGCATGGCAATTTGCGCTATCCTGAAGGAACGGCCTGCGCTGATGTGCTGATCGCCGGCGACCGCGGCGGCTCGTTTGCCAGCCGCGTGTTCTGGGGATTGGGGCTGGGCGGCGTGTACACTCTGTTCCAAAACGAGAATATGTTTTCGGCGTGGCCAGGCCGACCGACCTGGAATCCGGAAAAGTATCCGGGTTCATCCGTTCGCGCTGATGCCACGTCTGAGTATCTGGGTGTGGGTTACATCATCGGTCCGAAAATTGCCGGCATCATCTTTGCTGGCGGCGTATTCTCCTGGCTGGTGCTGATGCCGGCGATCAAATTCTTTGGTTCAGCACTGACGACCCCGCTCTATCCGGGCACGATCCCGATCAAGGATATGACGCCTGACGATCTTTGGCGCGCCTACATTCGGCCGATGGGCGCCGGCGCAGTGGCCGCCGCAGGACTGATTACGCTGATCAGAACGATTCCCACGATTGTGGCGGCGCTGCGCGCTGGCGCCAAAGACATTGGGCGAGGCGGCCCGGCTGGCTCACAACGAACCGATCAGGACTTGCCGCTAACGGTGGCGCTGGGCGGCGCAGGCCTCTTGCTAGTGCTGATGTGGGCGATGCTCACATTCAAACCGGTGCCCGGCGCGCAGACGGGCGTGTTCGCGAATTTGGTGGCAGCTATTTTCGTCGTCGTGTTCGGCTTCCTCTTTGTGACGGTCTCGTCGCGCATCGTTGGGATTATCGGCAGCTCGGCCAACCCAATCTCAGGGATGACCATTGCCACACTGATGGCTACGTCAGCAATGTTCTTAGCGATGGGTTGGACGGCCGGCGCGTATGGCGCGCTGGCGATCACCATTGGCGGCGTGGTATGCATCGCAGCAGCGAACGCTGGCAACACGTCGCAAGATTTGAAGACCGGCTTTCTTGTGGGGGCGACGCCGCGCGCTCAGCAGTATTCGTTGATGATCGGCGTGGCGGCTTCGGTGTTTGTCATCGGGCTGACGCTCATCGGCATGAACAAAGGTCTGGAGGAATTCCGCGCCGTTTCCCTGCCGGCCATTGACATCAACAATCTTCCGGCCGGTGTCACGATCCAAAAAACCAATTTCAACGATGAAGGAGACCGCCCGCAGATCACCGTCAAAACGGCCACCGGCGAGGAAACGCGGCAGGGAGCCGATTATATGCTGCTGAACGCTGTCGGATCGGCCGTCATCGGCGATGGCAAATACCTATACAACAAACAGACGAATCAAATCGAGGTGCAGTGGATTCAAGGCATCGGCAGCGAGCGAGCGGCCGCCCCGCAGGCTCGATTGATGGCCACCGTGATCAATGGCATTCTGACGCGCAAATTGCCCTGGGGCTTGGTCCTGTTCGGCGTCTTCCTGGTGATTGTTGTCGAGCTGCTGGGCATTCGATCGCTCTCGTTCGCCGTCGGCGCGTATCTCTCTATCGGAACGACGTTGGCCATTTTCTGTGGCGGCGTAGTGCGTTGGTTGGTCGAGCGAGCGGCCGGCAAAGCGGCTGCCGAGCATGAGAGCGAAGTCAGTCCCGGCTCACTCTATGCCAGCGGCTTGATCGCAGCCGGTGGCATCGTCGGTCTGTTGGGCATTGCTGTGAAATTGCTGGAGAGTCAAGGCTACGTCGGCAAGGATTTCCTCAAATTCGATCCGAGCGGTCCGTTGGGATTTTTGCACCATTCATGGATCGCCGTGGTGATGTTTGCGCTACTGGCTGGATCGCTCTATCACTTTGCTCGCAAACCGTTGGACAATACGCTGCCTCACCAGCAGCAATAA
- a CDS encoding MFS transporter: protein MSDHTAHTLPSEHASPQPLLRWIALIVVSLTMFGNYYIYDAINPLADIFIKQLGFSDSDIGWLNSSYSVAAVLTLLIGGIIIDRIGTRKSIALFAVICLLGALLTAAQGSFPMMVAGRTVLGLGAESLIVAVTTALAKWFKGKELSFAFGVNLTIARLGSVAADNSPNWARSVFYPHGTEAEASWQGPLMLAVGFGVICVLAAIGYWVLEASAQRRYTLGKAGEVDRLDVRQIFRFNTSYWLIVGLCFTFYSAIFPFRTFAVKFFMHTHFGELAEDQARQAAGFFNSLIPLSAMVATPLFGLLVDKVGKRALFMLVGSLLLMPVFWLMMQTTLTLWVPIAMLGIAFSLIPAVLWPSVAYIVDESRLGTGYALMTLIQQIGFFALNLLLGKANDLSGASATNPGGYATGMWILSCLGVMGVLFSYLLRRHETGPQAHGLETIRAT, encoded by the coding sequence ATGTCAGATCACACTGCTCACACCCTCCCGTCAGAGCATGCGTCGCCGCAGCCGCTGCTGCGTTGGATTGCGCTGATCGTAGTCAGCCTGACGATGTTTGGGAATTACTACATCTACGACGCCATCAACCCACTGGCTGACATTTTCATCAAGCAACTTGGCTTTAGCGATTCCGACATCGGTTGGCTCAATTCCAGTTATAGCGTCGCGGCTGTGCTGACATTGCTCATTGGCGGGATCATCATTGATCGCATCGGCACCAGGAAATCCATCGCCTTGTTTGCTGTGATTTGTTTGCTTGGCGCGCTGCTCACGGCGGCGCAGGGTAGTTTCCCCATGATGGTGGCTGGACGCACTGTGTTGGGTCTGGGCGCCGAATCGTTGATCGTGGCCGTCACCACGGCGTTGGCCAAATGGTTCAAGGGGAAGGAACTCAGCTTCGCATTTGGTGTGAATCTGACGATCGCTCGGTTAGGCTCAGTCGCGGCGGATAATTCACCCAACTGGGCACGCTCCGTTTTTTATCCGCATGGCACAGAGGCTGAGGCAAGCTGGCAGGGACCGCTGATGCTGGCGGTTGGCTTTGGGGTGATCTGTGTGCTGGCGGCCATCGGCTATTGGGTCCTGGAAGCCAGCGCACAACGACGGTACACGCTGGGCAAGGCTGGCGAAGTGGATCGGCTGGATGTTCGGCAGATATTCCGATTCAACACGTCATACTGGTTGATCGTAGGACTTTGCTTCACGTTCTACTCAGCCATCTTCCCGTTCCGCACATTCGCTGTCAAATTTTTCATGCATACACACTTTGGCGAGTTAGCCGAAGATCAAGCGCGGCAAGCCGCCGGATTCTTTAACAGTCTGATCCCGCTGTCGGCCATGGTGGCCACGCCGTTGTTCGGCCTGTTAGTTGACAAAGTGGGCAAGCGGGCCTTGTTCATGTTGGTGGGTTCATTATTGCTGATGCCGGTTTTTTGGTTGATGATGCAGACCACTCTCACCTTGTGGGTGCCGATTGCGATGTTGGGCATTGCCTTTTCACTGATCCCGGCGGTGCTGTGGCCGTCGGTGGCCTATATTGTTGATGAGAGCCGACTGGGCACGGGTTATGCGTTGATGACATTGATTCAGCAGATCGGTTTCTTTGCGCTCAATTTGCTGCTTGGCAAGGCCAACGATCTGTCGGGCGCCAGCGCCACCAATCCAGGCGGTTATGCCACCGGCATGTGGATATTATCGTGTCTTGGCGTGATGGGAGTTTTGTTCTCGTATTTGCTCCGCCGTCACGAGACAGGCCCGCAGGCGCATGGACTGGAGACGATCAGAGCGACCTAA
- a CDS encoding TlpA family protein disulfide reductase encodes MNKFVCRIICLWIGGVALGLWPIVSMASMSAVAQTSSASWKLPMLGGGQTSLAELRGSVVALSFGATWCPPCRMELPALQALADKYQGKNVKVFWVSIDDRKVSDQQLADFAQKLGLKVPILRDVNQDVFSQFAQSSIPMLVVLDRQGNVVGKPHLGFSDKATYLENISALIDSVL; translated from the coding sequence ATGAATAAGTTCGTGTGCCGAATCATCTGCTTGTGGATTGGCGGTGTGGCGCTCGGCTTGTGGCCCATCGTTTCAATGGCGAGCATGAGCGCCGTCGCGCAAACCTCATCAGCTTCGTGGAAGCTACCGATGCTCGGCGGCGGACAGACGTCGCTTGCCGAGTTGCGCGGCTCGGTTGTGGCTCTTTCATTCGGCGCGACCTGGTGTCCTCCATGCCGCATGGAATTGCCTGCTTTGCAGGCGCTGGCTGACAAATATCAAGGCAAAAATGTCAAAGTCTTCTGGGTGAGCATTGATGATCGAAAAGTCTCGGATCAGCAACTGGCCGACTTTGCCCAGAAGCTCGGCTTGAAGGTTCCCATCCTGCGCGATGTGAATCAGGATGTGTTCAGTCAATTTGCTCAGTCTTCGATTCCGATGTTGGTCGTGCTCGACAGACAAGGCAACGTGGTGGGCAAACCCCATCTGGGATTCTCTGATAAAGCGACCTACTTGGAGAACATATCAGCTCTGATAGATTCAGTGTTGTGA